From the Pseudomonas baltica genome, one window contains:
- the argC gene encoding N-acetyl-gamma-glutamyl-phosphate reductase, which yields MVKVGIVGGTGYTGVELLRLLAQHPQAEVVVITSRSEAGLPVADLYPNLRGHYDGLAFSVPDVQTLGACDVVFFATPHGVAHSLAGELLDAGTKVIDLSADFRLQDADEWAKWYGQPHGAPQLLKEAVYGLPEVNREAISQARLIAVPGCYPTATQLGFLPLLEAGLADNSRLIADCKSGVSGAGRGAAVGSLFCEAGESMKAYAVKGHRHLPEITQGLRRAAGGDVNLTFVPHLTPMIRGIHSTLYATVTDRSVDLQKLFEKRYADEPFVDVMPAGSHPETRSVRGANVCRIAVHRPQGGDLVVVLSVIDNLTKGASGQAVQCLNILFGLDERLGLAHAGMLP from the coding sequence ATGGTCAAGGTCGGTATCGTCGGCGGCACGGGTTACACCGGTGTCGAACTGCTGCGTCTGCTGGCGCAGCATCCCCAGGCTGAAGTGGTCGTGATCACCTCGCGATCGGAAGCCGGCCTGCCCGTTGCCGACCTTTACCCCAATCTGCGCGGCCACTATGACGGCCTGGCCTTCAGCGTGCCTGACGTGCAGACGCTCGGTGCCTGCGACGTCGTGTTCTTCGCTACGCCCCATGGCGTCGCCCACTCGCTGGCCGGTGAATTGCTCGATGCCGGTACCAAGGTGATCGACCTGTCGGCGGACTTCCGCCTGCAGGACGCCGACGAATGGGCCAAGTGGTACGGCCAACCCCATGGCGCGCCGCAATTGCTCAAGGAGGCGGTCTACGGCTTGCCGGAAGTCAATCGTGAAGCCATCAGCCAGGCGCGCTTGATCGCAGTTCCGGGTTGCTATCCGACGGCGACCCAGTTGGGTTTCCTGCCGCTGCTAGAAGCCGGCCTCGCCGATAACAGTCGCCTGATTGCCGACTGCAAGTCGGGTGTCAGCGGTGCTGGCCGTGGTGCGGCGGTGGGCTCGTTGTTCTGCGAAGCGGGCGAGAGCATGAAGGCCTACGCCGTCAAAGGCCATCGCCATCTGCCCGAGATCACTCAAGGCCTGCGTCGCGCGGCGGGTGGCGACGTCAACCTGACATTCGTCCCGCACCTGACGCCGATGATCCGTGGCATTCACTCGACCTTGTACGCCACGGTCACCGATCGCTCGGTGGATTTGCAGAAGCTGTTCGAAAAGCGCTATGCCGATGAGCCTTTCGTCGATGTCATGCCGGCCGGCAGCCATCCGGAAACCCGCAGCGTACGCGGTGCCAATGTCTGCCGTATTGCCGTGCACCGCCCTCAGGGTGGCGACCTGGTAGTGGTGCTTTCGGTCATCGACAACCTCACCAAGGGCGCTTCCGGTCAGGCCGTGCAATGCCTGAACATCCTGTTCGGCCTGGATGAGCGCCTGGGTCTTGCCCATGCGGGCATGCTGCCGTAA
- a CDS encoding anhydro-N-acetylmuramic acid kinase: MALYIGLMSGTSLDGLDIALIEQGQATRLLASHYVPMPDDLRRTLLALCSSGPDEIARAALAENQWVRLAAEGIKQLLQDQQLDASAIRAIGSHGQTVRHEPARGFTLQIGNPALLAELSGISVVSDFRRRDVAAGGQGAPLVPAFHEALFGGQGQRLAVLNIGGFSNLSLIEVDQPVAGFDCGPGNVLLDTWIQACKGDSYDKDGAWAASGQVNPLLLMTLLSDSFFAGTGPKSTGREVFNLTWLQQQLATLPPCPEADVQATLLELTARTIVESLKKAQPTTDALLVCGGGAHNGALMARIAALLPSTVVASTAAKGVDPDWVEATAFAWLAHCCLEGIPGNRPSVTGAKGLRILGAIYPA; the protein is encoded by the coding sequence ATGGCGCTCTATATCGGCCTCATGTCCGGCACCAGCCTTGATGGACTGGACATCGCCCTGATCGAGCAAGGGCAGGCTACGCGCCTGCTTGCCAGCCATTATGTGCCGATGCCCGACGATCTGCGGCGCACTTTGCTGGCCTTGTGCAGCAGCGGTCCGGATGAAATCGCCCGTGCCGCCCTCGCGGAAAACCAATGGGTCCGCCTGGCGGCTGAAGGCATCAAGCAACTGCTGCAAGATCAGCAACTCGATGCCTCGGCGATACGCGCGATCGGCAGTCACGGGCAGACCGTGCGGCACGAACCTGCCCGCGGCTTCACCTTGCAGATCGGTAATCCGGCGTTATTGGCCGAGCTCAGCGGCATCAGCGTCGTCAGTGATTTTCGTCGTCGTGACGTCGCCGCTGGCGGTCAGGGCGCGCCCTTGGTTCCAGCCTTCCACGAAGCACTGTTCGGTGGTCAAGGGCAGCGCCTGGCAGTGCTCAATATCGGCGGTTTCAGCAACTTGAGCCTGATCGAGGTCGACCAGCCCGTCGCTGGCTTCGACTGCGGGCCGGGCAATGTGCTACTCGATACCTGGATTCAGGCGTGCAAAGGCGACAGTTACGACAAGGATGGGGCCTGGGCCGCCAGCGGCCAAGTGAATCCCTTGCTGTTGATGACACTGCTGAGCGATTCGTTTTTTGCCGGCACCGGCCCGAAAAGTACCGGTAGGGAAGTCTTCAACCTGACCTGGCTGCAGCAGCAGTTGGCCACGCTGCCGCCTTGCCCCGAAGCTGACGTGCAGGCGACGCTCCTGGAGCTGACCGCACGCACCATCGTCGAGTCCCTGAAAAAAGCCCAGCCGACGACCGATGCACTGCTGGTCTGCGGCGGCGGCGCTCACAACGGTGCCTTGATGGCCCGAATTGCCGCGCTGCTGCCCAGCACGGTCGTCGCCAGCACCGCGGCCAAGGGCGTCGATCCGGATTGGGTCGAGGCCACCGCCTTCGCGTGGCTGGCCCATTGCTGCCTGGAGGGTATTCCAGGCAACCGACCCAGCGTTACGGGTGCTAAAGGGCTGCGTATCCTGGGCGCCATCTACCCGGCCTGA
- the erpA gene encoding iron-sulfur cluster insertion protein ErpA, whose amino-acid sequence MSVETFTPTALQFTYGAANKVKNLVDEEGNDRLKLRVFVTGGGCSGFQYGFTFDEDVADDDTIVEREGVSLVVDPMSFQYLAGAEVDYQEGLEGSRFVINNPNASTTCGCGQSFSI is encoded by the coding sequence ATGAGCGTCGAAACCTTTACCCCAACGGCTTTGCAGTTCACCTACGGTGCTGCGAACAAGGTCAAGAACCTGGTCGACGAAGAGGGTAACGACCGCCTGAAGTTGCGCGTGTTCGTGACCGGCGGCGGCTGTTCGGGCTTTCAATATGGCTTCACCTTCGATGAAGATGTGGCCGATGACGACACCATCGTCGAGCGCGAAGGCGTGAGTCTGGTGGTCGATCCGATGAGCTTTCAGTATCTTGCGGGGGCCGAAGTGGACTACCAGGAAGGTCTTGAGGGCTCGCGTTTCGTCATCAACAACCCGAATGCGTCCACCACCTGCGGTTGCGGTCAGTCGTTCTCGATCTGA
- a CDS encoding SDR family oxidoreductase: MTRYTLITGASSGLGLALAEALARRGRHLLLVARQREPLEAIALELTQRFGVEVLFRACDLGEPLRLSGFLLELEESDRRIDLLINCAGIRSYGSFLAQDWGVEQDLIELNVLALTRLCHVLGNAMAVQGGGQILNVASLAAFQPGPWMASYSASKAYVMHLSEALREELKRSGVKVSVLCPGPVRSPLRNIPRLTGSSRVLSPEEVALYTVRALDRNRAIIIPGRRNRWLVRAVRLGSRWLVRKISGYINTAYCPR; the protein is encoded by the coding sequence ATGACCCGTTACACCCTGATCACCGGCGCCTCCAGCGGCCTGGGCCTGGCATTGGCCGAAGCCCTGGCGCGTCGCGGTCGTCATTTGCTTCTGGTGGCTCGCCAGCGCGAACCGCTGGAGGCCATCGCGCTGGAGCTCACTCAGCGCTTTGGCGTCGAAGTGCTGTTTCGCGCCTGTGACCTGGGCGAGCCGTTACGTTTGTCCGGCTTCTTGCTGGAACTTGAAGAAAGCGACCGACGTATCGATCTGCTGATCAACTGCGCCGGCATTCGCTCTTACGGTTCCTTCCTGGCCCAGGACTGGGGCGTCGAGCAAGACCTTATCGAGCTCAACGTGCTGGCCCTTACCCGCCTCTGCCACGTGCTGGGCAACGCCATGGCGGTGCAAGGCGGCGGGCAGATCCTCAACGTCGCTTCCCTGGCCGCATTCCAGCCCGGCCCGTGGATGGCCAGTTACAGTGCCAGCAAGGCCTACGTCATGCATTTATCCGAAGCGCTGCGCGAAGAGCTCAAACGCAGTGGCGTCAAGGTCTCGGTGCTATGCCCCGGCCCGGTACGTTCGCCGTTGCGCAATATTCCACGCCTGACAGGCTCGAGCCGAGTTCTGAGCCCTGAAGAAGTCGCGCTGTACACCGTCCGCGCGCTGGACCGCAACCGCGCGATCATCATACCGGGCCGGCGCAACCGCTGGCTGGTACGCGCTGTGCGCTTGGGTTCTCGCTGGTTGGTCCGCAAGATCAGTGGCTACATCAATACCGCCTACTGCCCACGCTGA
- a CDS encoding DUF805 domain-containing protein: MAVPQYKITFDGQLLPGIDKPTAVRNLATLFEASEHAVERLFEGRKLALKRHLLLEDTHKFVPMLEKAGIRTHLEDDTPFDPAGSETLAGGATYDDIEYSPWAAPRSGEEVYDPIVTGPRKALSLEGRLGRINYAAWSLLILIVGGLVVKAVAPMVEYLVGPSVSLLIMSLCYLAASVVIGVRRLHDINWSGWLILLSAVPYAGPIFGLVMLFKPGTPGNNRFGPQPRPPTLLAKLFVGIGCILVIVAIAVVAWYIGTIGATAHQPSS, translated from the coding sequence ATGGCCGTACCGCAGTACAAGATCACCTTTGACGGGCAACTGTTGCCTGGTATCGACAAGCCCACCGCGGTGCGCAACCTGGCGACGCTGTTCGAGGCCAGCGAGCATGCCGTCGAGCGATTGTTCGAAGGCCGCAAGTTGGCGCTCAAGCGCCATCTGCTGCTCGAAGACACGCACAAGTTCGTGCCGATGCTGGAGAAGGCCGGTATTCGGACTCACCTGGAAGACGACACGCCGTTCGATCCTGCCGGATCGGAAACGCTTGCGGGTGGCGCGACCTATGACGATATCGAGTATTCGCCGTGGGCTGCGCCAAGGTCGGGTGAGGAAGTCTACGACCCAATCGTTACAGGCCCACGAAAAGCCCTCTCGCTGGAGGGGCGACTTGGCAGGATCAATTACGCGGCATGGTCGCTATTGATTCTGATCGTCGGCGGCCTGGTCGTAAAAGCGGTCGCTCCGATGGTCGAGTATCTTGTCGGGCCAAGCGTGTCATTGCTGATCATGTCCCTGTGCTATCTAGCCGCGTCCGTCGTGATAGGAGTAAGGCGCCTGCACGATATCAACTGGTCAGGCTGGTTGATCCTGCTGTCTGCGGTGCCCTATGCGGGCCCCATATTCGGGCTGGTCATGCTGTTCAAACCAGGGACCCCGGGCAATAACAGGTTCGGCCCCCAACCCCGCCCGCCCACCCTGCTGGCCAAACTCTTCGTTGGCATCGGCTGCATTTTGGTCATTGTCGCGATCGCTGTGGTCGCATGGTACATAGGCACAATCGGGGCGACCGCCCACCAGCCCTCTTCTTGA
- the hemJ gene encoding protoporphyrinogen oxidase HemJ, producing MLYLWIKALHIVSIVCWFAALFYLPRLFVYHAQSEDTVSRERFIIMERKLYRGIMGPSMIASLVFGIWLIYLNPGWLHQGWLHAKLLLVFLLIGYHHMCGAQLKRFARGENTRSHTFYRWFNEVPVVFLLLIVILVVVKPF from the coding sequence ATGCTCTATTTATGGATCAAAGCCCTGCACATCGTCAGCATCGTCTGCTGGTTTGCCGCGCTGTTCTACCTGCCCCGCCTGTTCGTCTACCACGCGCAAAGCGAAGACACCGTCAGCCGCGAGCGCTTCATCATCATGGAACGCAAGCTCTACCGTGGCATCATGGGCCCCTCGATGATCGCCAGCCTCGTGTTCGGCATCTGGCTCATCTACCTCAACCCTGGCTGGCTGCATCAGGGCTGGCTGCACGCCAAGCTGCTGCTGGTCTTCCTGCTGATCGGCTACCACCATATGTGCGGCGCCCAGCTCAAGCGCTTCGCCCGGGGCGAGAACACCCGTAGCCACACGTTCTATCGCTGGTTCAACGAGGTGCCGGTGGTGTTCCTGCTGTTGATCGTCATCCTGGTCGTCGTCAAACCCTTCTGA